Proteins from a genomic interval of Rhipicephalus microplus isolate Deutch F79 chromosome 6, USDA_Rmic, whole genome shotgun sequence:
- the LOC142764937 gene encoding sulfotransferase 1 family member D1-like, whose translation MEVGELRFIDGLCIRSFFPEALIRSAMTYSPRPDDVFVVSYPKCGTTWTQYLILSIFTDGEPPTKLEDFMLASPYLEMMGAEAAEKMPRPGLLKTHLPFETQPYSTKAKYIYVASNPYDVCVSYYYFLKSMTPKRVKDVSFSKFHQLFVSGSVSYGDYFDHLLSWYKHRHDNNVLFLTYEQMKKEPEYWTLKIADFLDPDNADRMREDPVLLKTVLDATMLKKMKEVFNGKMYTVIDRLLNLPPHRTIKSMEVYRSKVAHREPMHEDSGFVRKGIVGDWKAHFTNDQIKKTKAWIARKTADSDVMQLWRDLRLP comes from the coding sequence ATGGAAGTCGGAGAGCTCCGATTCATCGACGGCCTATGCATCCGCTCGTTCTTCCCCGAAGCACTGATCAGGTCAGCCATGACTTACAGTCCTCGCCCCGACGACGTCTTCGTCGTTTCTTACCCAAAGTGCGGCACAACGTGGACGCAGTATCTAATACTCAGCATCTTCACGGACGGCGAACCCCCGACGAAACTCGAAGACTTCATGCTCGCCTCTCCCTACCTGGAAATGATGGGCGCGGAGGCGGCGGAGAAAATGCCCAGACCGGGACTCCTGAAAACGCACCTGCCCTTCGAGACGCAACCTTACTCTACGAAGGCAAAGTACATCTACGTCGCAAGCAACCCGTACGACGTTTGTGTGTCATACTACTACTTCCTAAAGAGCATGACTCCGAAGAGAGTCAAGGATGTATCGTTCTCGAAGTTCCACCAGCTGTTCGTGTCCGGTAGTGTCTCGTATGGCGACTACTTCGACCATTTGCTTTCTTGGTACAAGCACCGCCACGACAATAACGTTCTATTTCTTACCTACGAGCAGATGAAGAAGGAACCTGAGTATTGGACTTTGAAGATCGCAGATTTCCTTGATCCCGACAACGCGGACCGCATGCGAGAGGACCCCGTTTTGCTTAAAACTGTGCTCGACGCAACGATgttgaagaagatgaaggaagtATTCAACGGCAAGATGTATACCGTAATAGATCGTCTGCTGAACCTGCCCCCTCATAGGACCATAAAATCGATGGAAGTCTACCGGAGTAAGGTGGCACACCGAGAACCGATGCACGAAGACAGCGGCTTTGTTCGCAAGGGCATCGTTGGTGACTGGAAAGCGCATTTCACCAATGACCAAATAAAGAAAACGAAGGCATGGATTGCAAGGAAAACCGCCGACTCTGATGTAATGCAGCTGTGGCGAGACCTCCGCCTGCCATGA
- the LOC142766023 gene encoding amine sulfotransferase-like has protein sequence MTPKRYDALFERFCKLFIAGKLSSGDYFDHLLSWYEHRNDPNILFFTYEQMKEDIDFWIVKIADFMGKQYGKKLREDKTLLSRIRESSSLKNMQGVFNEHANTFLRDLLSLGPDRAIKSMEVYRGMIAHDDELLHSDDGFVRKGIVGDWKAHFTNDQINDMKRWITKKTTGSAVMDLWKDVELP, from the coding sequence ATGACGCCCAAGAGATATGATGCTTTATTCGAGCGATTCTGTAAATTATTCATCGCCGGCAAGCTATCCAGTGGGGACTACTTCGACCACTTGCTCTCCTGGTACGAGCACCGGAATGACCCAAACATCCTCTTCTTCACTTACGAGCAAATGAAAGAAGACATTGATTTCTGGATAGTCAAGATCGCGGACTTCATGGGCAAACAGTACGGGAAGAAGCTTCGTGAGGACAAGACATTACTAAGCAGGATACGTGAATCATCAAGCCTCAAGAATATGCAAGGCGTCTTCAACGAACATGCGAACACTTTTTTGAGAGACCTTCTGAGCCTGGGTCCGGACAGAGCTATTAAGTCAATGGAGGTGTACAGAGGAATGATAGCTCATGACGATGAGCTTCTACACAGTGACGATGGGTTTGTTCGCAAGGGCATCGTGGGAGACTGGAAGGCACATTTCACGAATGATCAAATCAACGATATGAAAAGATGGATTACAAAGAAGACGACTGGGTCCGCTGTCATGGATTTGTGGAAGGATGTGGAACTACCATAA